Proteins encoded within one genomic window of Panicum virgatum strain AP13 chromosome 1N, P.virgatum_v5, whole genome shotgun sequence:
- the LOC120653428 gene encoding homeobox protein 12-like, with protein MVEQIVYKNDYEWQALELLKRQTYAHAKRFETRFLIMTGLLQDMNQAFTAVGWENFADIVEPGYQQSQPYQPYQQHQPYQQENNDNEEENNNNDEEHKDHDEEDPDEGEQDSDEED; from the exons ATGGTCGAGCAAATCGTCTACAAGAACGACTACGAGTGGCAAGCACTTGAGCTACTGAAGAGGCAGACCTATGCCCATGCCAAGAGGTTCGAAACCCGCTTCCTCATCATGACGGGACTCTTgcaagacatgaaccaagcTTTCACTGCCGTCGGATGGGAGAACTTCGCCGACATTGTCGAGCCAG GCTATCAGCAGTCCCAGCCATACCAGCCGTACCAGCAACACCAGCCATACCAGCAGGAGAACAACGACAATGAGGAGGAGAACAACAACAACGACGAGGAACACAAGGATCATGATGAGGAGGACCCCGATGAGGGAGAgcaggactccgatgaggaggactga